A region from the Aquimarina sp. ERC-38 genome encodes:
- a CDS encoding rubredoxin → MYKIKVKGGIISPGELKNVINKARLLDLDFIHFGSRQDILFPLENGTNQKLAEHPSFSQVESDFSTSQNIASSYVATDIFSGTHWLRGSTYLYILEDFNYSPTLKVSIVDPYQRLVPLFSGQLNFIASEIEDYWYLYLKLPSVPEGYYPVLLYTWDLAKVAKEIENIPETDYKTIDDLFKLLNAKLSTNNRTVSKDLKLIFNPFPYYEGMNKMAGGQYWLGLYWRNNQYDLEFLENLCDFCISYKIGKISITPWKSLIIKNIPSAAKLELEALLGQSGINIRHSSLELNWHLPVGNTGALQLKQFLVTDFNSKDISTYGITFSIVNNPSHSGYFTSIVIREKSQALPNATPLSLSYDVLYAHDFNPNSRQYKTYAQDVDKEDLPSLLVELTKLYFKQLNNIKVSVEQPSEKQEENQVLTNFYQCKECQTIYDPKLGDPHQNIPLHTEFEDLPEDFECSLCQAGKESFISALIPVLN, encoded by the coding sequence ATGTACAAAATAAAGGTAAAAGGAGGAATTATATCTCCAGGAGAATTAAAGAATGTAATTAACAAAGCCAGGCTTCTGGATCTTGACTTTATACATTTCGGATCAAGGCAGGATATACTTTTTCCGCTAGAAAACGGTACAAATCAAAAACTAGCCGAACACCCTTCGTTTTCTCAGGTAGAAAGTGATTTTTCGACTTCACAAAATATTGCTTCATCTTACGTAGCGACTGATATTTTTTCGGGTACGCATTGGTTGCGGGGTAGTACCTATTTATATATTTTAGAAGATTTTAATTATTCTCCTACACTCAAAGTGTCGATAGTAGATCCGTATCAACGATTGGTACCTCTATTTTCAGGACAACTTAATTTTATCGCTTCCGAAATCGAAGATTATTGGTATCTATATTTAAAGCTACCTTCTGTTCCGGAAGGTTATTACCCGGTATTATTATATACTTGGGATTTAGCTAAAGTGGCTAAAGAAATCGAGAATATACCGGAAACAGACTATAAGACTATTGATGATTTGTTTAAATTGTTGAATGCAAAGCTTTCTACAAACAACCGTACGGTATCAAAAGATTTAAAACTCATTTTTAATCCTTTTCCGTATTATGAAGGGATGAATAAAATGGCAGGCGGGCAGTATTGGCTAGGCTTATATTGGCGTAACAATCAATACGATCTGGAATTCCTGGAAAATTTGTGTGATTTCTGTATTTCGTATAAAATTGGTAAAATTAGTATTACCCCCTGGAAATCTTTAATTATAAAAAACATTCCGTCGGCGGCAAAACTTGAATTAGAAGCACTGCTGGGGCAATCAGGAATCAATATTCGTCATTCTTCCCTGGAATTAAACTGGCATTTACCGGTAGGAAATACCGGGGCTTTACAGTTAAAACAATTTTTAGTGACTGACTTTAACAGTAAGGATATAAGTACGTATGGTATTACCTTTTCTATTGTAAATAATCCGTCTCATTCCGGATATTTTACCTCTATTGTAATTAGAGAGAAATCACAGGCGTTGCCTAATGCAACTCCTCTTTCTTTATCCTATGATGTATTGTATGCCCATGATTTTAATCCTAATTCCAGACAGTATAAAACTTACGCTCAGGATGTTGATAAAGAAGACCTGCCTTCTTTATTAGTGGAATTAACAAAATTATATTTTAAACAATTAAACAATATTAAGGTATCCGTAGAGCAACCCTCAGAAAAACAAGAAGAGAATCAAGTCTTGACAAACTTTTATCAGTGTAAAGAATGTCAAACCATCTACGATCCTAAATTGGGCGATCCTCATCAAAATATACCTCTCCACACAGAATTTGAAGATTTACCCGAAGATTTTGAATGCTCATTATGTCAAGCGGGTAAGGAGAGCTTCATTAGCGCTTTAATTCCAGTATTAAATTAA
- a CDS encoding xylulokinase encodes MYIGIDLGSSSIKVSLITSDGKALKTVQEPEEEMNILVPGKNWAEQNPETWWSYTCSAIARVCDEAQIATKEIKGIGIAYQMHGLVLIEKNGDVLRNAIIWCDSRAVAIGDQAFQDIGEEVCMNEMLNSPANFTASKLKWLQVNEPEVYQQIHKIMLPGDFIAYKLSGKAQTTTSGLSEGVFWNFKEDKVSKILLDHYNIKKELLPEIVPTFGKQSEVSAKGEEATGIQKGTPILYRAGDQPNNAFSLNVLNPGEVAVTGGTSGVLYAVTESMVSTEGVKLNNFAHVNHDPQHPRIGKLLCINGCGIQYRWLKEQLGFKEDAYEQMNQLASSVPIGADGVVCIPFGNGAERMLNNKIVGTHYLNLNLPVHNKSHLCRATLEGIAFTFVYGMELLKKDNSAINLIRAGSDNLFRSQIFAETIATLTGQEIEVYNTTGAIGAARAAGLTLGTIKSMKDLVLKEDYVKTYKPLTTKKEYQKAYTRWRKALDIYNTSHNE; translated from the coding sequence ATGTATATAGGTATAGATTTAGGAAGCTCATCCATTAAAGTTTCTTTAATAACTTCAGATGGAAAAGCCCTAAAAACCGTTCAGGAACCTGAGGAAGAAATGAATATACTAGTTCCAGGAAAGAATTGGGCAGAGCAAAACCCTGAAACCTGGTGGTCTTATACTTGTAGTGCCATTGCTAGAGTTTGTGACGAAGCACAAATAGCAACTAAAGAAATAAAGGGTATCGGGATTGCCTATCAAATGCATGGATTAGTTCTTATAGAGAAAAATGGGGATGTTTTACGTAATGCGATTATCTGGTGCGACAGTCGTGCTGTTGCTATCGGAGATCAGGCTTTTCAAGATATAGGCGAAGAAGTATGTATGAATGAAATGCTAAATTCACCTGCCAATTTTACGGCTTCTAAATTAAAATGGTTGCAGGTAAATGAACCGGAAGTTTATCAACAAATTCATAAAATTATGCTACCCGGTGACTTTATTGCCTACAAATTATCCGGGAAAGCCCAAACAACAACATCCGGTTTATCCGAAGGTGTTTTTTGGAATTTTAAAGAAGATAAAGTTTCTAAAATCCTTTTAGACCATTATAACATTAAAAAAGAACTATTACCTGAGATCGTTCCAACCTTTGGAAAACAAAGTGAGGTTTCTGCTAAAGGAGAAGAAGCAACTGGTATACAAAAAGGAACTCCCATTTTATACCGGGCGGGAGATCAACCCAACAATGCGTTTTCTTTAAACGTGCTAAATCCAGGTGAAGTTGCAGTTACCGGCGGAACTTCGGGTGTTTTATATGCGGTAACTGAAAGTATGGTTTCTACCGAAGGTGTTAAACTAAATAATTTTGCCCATGTTAATCATGATCCGCAGCATCCCCGAATCGGAAAATTATTGTGCATCAACGGTTGCGGCATACAGTACCGCTGGTTAAAAGAACAACTGGGGTTTAAAGAAGATGCTTATGAGCAGATGAACCAGTTAGCTTCCTCAGTTCCGATTGGTGCGGATGGTGTGGTATGTATTCCCTTTGGTAATGGAGCTGAACGAATGCTTAATAATAAAATAGTAGGTACACATTACCTAAACCTAAACCTACCCGTTCATAATAAATCCCATCTATGCAGGGCTACGCTTGAGGGGATTGCTTTTACTTTTGTATATGGAATGGAATTATTAAAAAAAGACAATAGTGCTATCAATTTAATCAGGGCGGGTAGTGATAATTTATTTAGATCGCAGATATTTGCAGAAACTATTGCAACCTTAACCGGTCAGGAAATTGAAGTATATAATACTACCGGAGCCATTGGGGCAGCCCGGGCAGCTGGTCTTACTTTAGGAACTATTAAAAGTATGAAAGATCTGGTGCTTAAGGAAGATTATGTAAAAACCTACAAACCTTTAACAACTAAAAAAGAATATCAAAAAGCTTACACTCGTTGGAGAAAAGCCTTAGATATATACAATACTAGTCATAATGAATAA
- a CDS encoding nitrate reductase has protein sequence MASKTYKTTCSYCGVGCGIIAKKNNKGVFSIEGDPDHPVNRGMLCSKGMNLHHVVQDKSDRILYPEMRLHKSYKRQRVSWDDAFDRASSVFKTLIDKFGPDSVGFYVSGQCLTEEYYLVNKIAKGFIGTNNVDTNSRLCMSSAVVGYKQALGEDSVPIAYEDIELADCFMIAGANPAWCHPILFRRIEAHKEKNPNVKIIVVDPRKTQSCDIADLHLQILPGTDVILYNAIAKRLLDRNQVDKNFIQNHTDNFEALQDSLKKINLKESAKLCGISLQDIKKAASFIGNAKGFITMWAMGLNQSSIGVNKNNALLNLSLLTGHIGKPGSGPFSLTGQPNAMGGREVGGMANLLAAHRDLGNEEHRKEVTNFWGGKEISGKPGLTATEMFDALETGKLKAIWIICTNPLVSLPNSNKVEKALKNAKFVIVQDISFRAEILEYADLVLPAAGWAEKEGTMTNSERRITLLDKITDPPGEAMSDAEILYKFAQKMGYQGFDYSSPGEIYQEHTELTKGTNIDISGLSYERLKLEGSFQWPVPESGHSGTSRLFEDHVFYTDTENAKFIVPRFTKPTSELITERHPLILTTGRIRDQWHTRTKTGKVNRLQTHIANPYLEINQVDAYLRGINDNDIVTIESKRGKVQVKAKISDTIKKGTVFLPMHWGKMGGNDFGRANNLTTSIVDPISKEPDFKFSAVNVAKFKKEKQKICIVGAGTAAYRFIQTYRQYNTEDEITVFSKEEDPFYNRVLLPEYISEELTWLQLQKMREGGMDTLQVNLKTGVAIKKVNKEEKCIVDSKNQKYDYDVLILATGSRAFVPKDALLHLPGRFTMRNRNDAEHLKEYLAGSGLTPSKQHITIVGGGLLGLELAASLRKKKINISIIQRGSRLMERQLDYVASRLLAEDVREKNIEIYFDNEVDTVFSESPYELDINLKSGKSIKSNAIVYTIGTIPNIELGKEIGLQCRRGILVNQYLQSTDPSIFAIGEIAEFEEMLYGTTAAAEQQADIVANYLLGDYSAIYKGSVSMNILKFEDLDLCSIGNLNMPDNDPDYEEVILRDLGKRFYKRCIIKNDWLVGAVLMGDKSEFADFKSLIENKIELSERREELLRSANANEPVLGKLICSCSQVGEGNLEKAIREGCTDFTELCSQTGAGLGCGSCKPEVKEVLHQAVQLA, from the coding sequence ATGGCTTCAAAAACATATAAAACCACCTGTTCGTACTGTGGCGTAGGTTGTGGAATAATAGCTAAAAAAAATAACAAAGGTGTATTTTCTATTGAAGGAGATCCAGATCATCCAGTGAACCGGGGTATGTTGTGTTCCAAAGGTATGAACTTACATCATGTAGTCCAGGATAAGAGTGACCGCATTCTATACCCGGAGATGCGTCTTCATAAATCTTATAAAAGACAACGGGTAAGTTGGGATGATGCTTTTGACAGAGCTTCATCAGTATTTAAGACACTAATTGATAAATTTGGGCCGGATAGTGTTGGGTTTTATGTGTCCGGACAATGCCTAACCGAAGAATATTACCTGGTTAATAAAATTGCAAAGGGATTTATAGGGACTAACAATGTAGATACCAATTCCCGTTTGTGTATGAGTTCAGCAGTGGTGGGATATAAACAAGCCCTGGGAGAAGATAGTGTACCTATTGCTTATGAAGATATTGAACTGGCCGATTGTTTTATGATAGCCGGAGCTAATCCTGCCTGGTGCCATCCTATTTTATTTCGGCGTATAGAAGCTCATAAAGAGAAAAACCCAAATGTAAAAATTATTGTAGTTGATCCCAGAAAAACACAATCTTGTGATATAGCAGATTTACACCTGCAAATTTTGCCAGGTACGGATGTAATTTTGTACAATGCAATCGCTAAACGTTTGTTAGATCGTAACCAGGTTGATAAAAATTTTATTCAAAATCACACGGACAATTTTGAAGCCCTACAAGATTCTTTAAAAAAAATTAATTTAAAAGAGTCCGCTAAGCTTTGCGGAATTAGCTTGCAGGACATTAAAAAAGCAGCCTCTTTTATTGGTAATGCTAAAGGCTTTATCACCATGTGGGCCATGGGTCTTAACCAGAGTTCCATAGGGGTTAATAAAAATAACGCTCTTTTAAACTTATCGCTCTTGACCGGACATATTGGTAAACCCGGTTCCGGCCCTTTTTCTCTTACCGGACAACCCAACGCAATGGGAGGCCGTGAAGTAGGAGGGATGGCTAATTTACTCGCCGCTCACCGGGATCTGGGTAATGAAGAACACCGTAAAGAGGTAACTAATTTCTGGGGTGGAAAAGAAATTTCAGGGAAACCAGGATTAACGGCAACCGAAATGTTTGATGCCCTGGAAACAGGAAAACTAAAAGCCATTTGGATTATTTGTACCAATCCGTTAGTTAGTTTGCCTAATTCAAATAAAGTAGAAAAAGCACTTAAAAATGCAAAGTTTGTCATCGTACAGGACATTTCCTTCCGTGCGGAAATCCTGGAATACGCAGACTTAGTTTTACCAGCAGCGGGATGGGCGGAAAAGGAAGGGACAATGACAAATAGTGAACGTAGAATTACCCTACTTGATAAGATAACCGATCCTCCTGGCGAAGCTATGTCAGATGCGGAAATACTTTATAAGTTCGCTCAAAAAATGGGGTATCAGGGATTTGATTATAGTTCGCCCGGTGAAATCTATCAAGAACATACGGAACTGACCAAAGGAACCAATATTGATATTTCCGGGTTGAGTTATGAACGCTTAAAATTAGAAGGTAGCTTTCAATGGCCCGTACCCGAATCCGGACATAGCGGAACTTCCCGTTTATTTGAGGATCATGTGTTTTATACGGATACCGAAAACGCAAAATTTATTGTTCCCAGGTTTACAAAGCCCACCTCAGAATTAATTACTGAAAGACATCCTTTAATTTTAACCACAGGCCGAATCAGAGATCAATGGCATACCCGGACAAAAACCGGAAAGGTCAACCGATTGCAAACCCATATAGCTAATCCTTACTTAGAGATCAATCAGGTAGATGCTTATCTTAGGGGAATTAATGACAATGATATAGTTACCATTGAAAGTAAACGAGGAAAAGTACAGGTAAAAGCTAAAATTTCGGATACCATAAAGAAAGGTACCGTTTTTTTACCGATGCACTGGGGTAAAATGGGAGGTAATGATTTTGGTAGGGCAAATAACCTGACCACTAGTATTGTAGATCCTATTTCTAAAGAACCGGACTTTAAATTTTCTGCTGTAAATGTAGCAAAATTTAAAAAAGAAAAACAAAAAATATGTATTGTAGGAGCAGGTACTGCTGCGTATCGCTTTATACAAACGTACCGTCAGTACAATACCGAAGATGAAATTACCGTATTTTCAAAAGAAGAAGATCCATTTTATAATCGAGTACTTTTACCGGAATATATAAGTGAAGAACTTACCTGGTTGCAGTTACAGAAGATGAGAGAAGGCGGGATGGATACGCTACAAGTAAATTTAAAAACCGGGGTTGCCATTAAAAAGGTGAACAAAGAAGAAAAATGCATTGTAGATAGTAAAAATCAAAAATACGATTATGATGTCCTTATTCTTGCTACCGGAAGCCGGGCCTTTGTTCCTAAAGATGCGCTTTTGCATCTCCCCGGGAGGTTCACTATGCGAAACAGAAATGATGCCGAACATTTAAAAGAATATCTTGCAGGTTCGGGATTGACGCCTTCAAAGCAGCATATTACTATTGTAGGGGGCGGGTTATTAGGATTGGAACTTGCCGCTTCTCTCCGCAAAAAGAAAATTAATATCAGTATCATTCAGCGAGGAAGCCGCTTGATGGAACGACAACTGGATTATGTTGCTAGTCGTCTTTTAGCAGAAGATGTTCGCGAAAAAAATATTGAAATTTACTTTGATAATGAAGTAGATACGGTATTCAGTGAATCCCCCTATGAACTGGATATTAATTTAAAATCCGGTAAATCTATTAAATCTAATGCCATTGTCTACACGATCGGAACGATACCTAATATAGAATTGGGTAAAGAAATAGGTTTACAATGTAGAAGGGGGATTTTAGTCAATCAATATTTACAATCTACAGACCCTTCTATTTTTGCCATAGGTGAAATTGCAGAGTTTGAAGAGATGTTGTATGGGACTACGGCTGCAGCAGAACAACAAGCAGATATTGTTGCTAATTATTTACTAGGTGATTATAGCGCAATTTATAAAGGATCAGTCTCTATGAATATTCTAAAGTTTGAAGATCTGGATCTTTGTAGCATTGGAAATTTAAATATGCCGGACAATGACCCTGATTATGAAGAAGTTATTCTAAGGGATTTAGGAAAACGCTTTTATAAGCGGTGTATTATTAAAAATGACTGGCTGGTAGGTGCAGTTTTAATGGGCGACAAAAGTGAATTTGCAGATTTTAAAAGCCTGATTGAAAATAAAATCGAATTATCAGAACGTCGGGAAGAATTACTACGTTCTGCAAATGCCAACGAACCGGTACTAGGTAAGTTGATATGTAGTTGTAGTCAGGTAGGAGAAGGGAATCTGGAGAAAGCCATTCGTGAAGGCTGTACCGATTTTACTGAACTTTGTTCCCAGACAGGGGCAGGCTTAGGGTGCGGAAGTTGTAAACCGGAGGTAAAGGAAGTATTACATCAAGCAGTACAATTAGCTTAA
- the xylA gene encoding xylose isomerase, which produces MNKHNQFFKEIPIITYEGKESDNPLAFKYYNPDQVVAGKTMREHFKFSVAYWHSFCGTGADPFGPGTLQFPWDEPTDAMQAAKQKADAAFEFLDKIGFDYYCFHDYDLVREAPTFKESESRLQQIVTYLQEKQKDSGKKLLWGTANCFSNPRYMNGAGSNPDFTVVARAGGQIKLALDATIALNGENYVFWGGREGYMSLLNTNMKREQEHIAILLTKARDYARSNGFTGTFLIEPKPMEPMKHQYDFDTATSIAFLKEYDLDKDFKINIEVNHATLAQHTFQHELQVAADHSMLGSIDANRGDYQNGWDTDQFPNNLYEVTEAMLIFLENGGLQGGGVNFDAKIRRNSTDIEDIFLAHIGGADVFARALLTADKILDSSAYKQLRKNRYQSFDSGQGAAFEKKELDLNDLYKIAMENGELSLQSGKQELFENIINQYI; this is translated from the coding sequence ATGAATAAACACAATCAATTTTTTAAAGAAATTCCAATTATTACTTACGAAGGAAAGGAATCGGACAATCCTTTAGCTTTTAAATATTACAATCCGGATCAGGTAGTTGCCGGAAAAACTATGCGGGAGCATTTTAAGTTTTCGGTAGCTTACTGGCATTCCTTTTGCGGAACCGGAGCAGATCCCTTTGGACCAGGAACCTTACAATTTCCCTGGGATGAACCGACAGATGCCATGCAAGCAGCAAAGCAGAAAGCGGATGCTGCCTTTGAATTTTTAGATAAAATAGGGTTTGATTACTATTGTTTTCATGACTACGACCTGGTTCGGGAGGCACCTACTTTTAAAGAATCGGAGAGTAGATTACAACAAATTGTTACTTATCTTCAAGAAAAACAAAAGGATAGTGGTAAAAAATTATTGTGGGGAACTGCAAACTGTTTTTCAAACCCCCGCTATATGAACGGAGCAGGGTCTAATCCTGATTTTACCGTAGTAGCCAGAGCCGGAGGACAAATCAAATTGGCACTGGATGCAACAATTGCTTTAAACGGCGAAAACTATGTGTTTTGGGGTGGAAGAGAAGGGTATATGAGCCTTTTAAATACCAATATGAAACGGGAACAGGAACATATTGCTATTTTATTAACAAAAGCGAGGGACTACGCCAGATCTAATGGTTTTACCGGTACTTTTTTAATAGAGCCTAAACCTATGGAACCTATGAAGCACCAGTATGATTTTGATACGGCTACTTCCATAGCTTTTTTAAAAGAATATGATCTGGATAAAGATTTTAAAATTAATATTGAAGTCAACCATGCTACCCTCGCACAGCATACGTTTCAACATGAACTACAGGTAGCAGCAGATCACAGCATGCTAGGAAGTATAGATGCCAATCGGGGAGATTATCAAAATGGTTGGGATACCGACCAGTTTCCAAACAACCTTTACGAAGTAACCGAAGCTATGCTTATATTTTTAGAAAATGGCGGTTTACAAGGGGGTGGAGTTAATTTTGATGCAAAAATCAGGCGTAATTCTACGGATATCGAAGATATTTTTCTAGCTCATATCGGGGGGGCTGATGTTTTTGCCCGTGCTTTATTAACTGCCGATAAGATTTTAGATAGCTCTGCCTATAAACAACTTAGAAAAAATCGTTATCAATCTTTTGATTCCGGTCAGGGGGCAGCTTTTGAAAAGAAAGAGTTGGATTTAAATGATCTATACAAGATTGCCATGGAAAATGGAGAACTTTCTTTACAGAGCGGAAAGCAGGAATTGTTTGAGAACATCATCAATCAATATATCTAG